A portion of the Sphingobacteriales bacterium genome contains these proteins:
- a CDS encoding amidase, whose protein sequence is MNKISTYHIGILGDMDASETAMKIKAGEISSQEAVACAIERAKASDGVINAIVNHDYPKAIETSRQPHTGTFAGVPTFIKDLNDVQGLPTLKGSSAFKVLPAKKNDKIVDQILSITGSVILGKSSTSEFGLLPCGETLQHGETRNPWNTDHSTGGSSAGACALVAAGVVPFAHASDGGGSIRVPASCCGLVGLKPSRGRNIISMTQLVPLDITQDGIVSRTVRDTAAYMAGLEQYHKNPDLLPIGQVRHAGKKRLRIALFTKSSTGVESHSDVTDTVLQTGKLCEQLGHEVSYIGNPFEHKITRDFMIYWSFLSFAAMLNEYVTVGFSFNHFKTAKFTKQLGGFFPLLSVRAATSIRNLKNHTNDYNQLFEKYDVLLSPTLSHPAPPIGHFGTEVDTIDVIMKLNSYINFTTTQNITGAPAISLPMGLSRDGLPVGVQFAAMSGQERILLELAYEMEEAKRFTCLANVPYSK, encoded by the coding sequence ATGAACAAAATAAGTACTTACCATATCGGCATCTTAGGCGATATGGATGCTTCAGAAACTGCGATGAAAATTAAAGCAGGGGAAATTTCATCACAGGAAGCTGTCGCTTGTGCCATCGAGCGAGCAAAAGCATCCGATGGTGTCATCAATGCCATCGTAAATCACGATTACCCCAAGGCAATAGAAACTTCCAGGCAGCCGCATACCGGAACCTTTGCGGGGGTGCCTACTTTTATAAAAGACTTAAACGATGTGCAGGGCCTTCCCACCTTAAAGGGTTCGAGCGCCTTTAAAGTATTACCGGCGAAAAAAAATGATAAGATTGTCGACCAGATTTTATCCATCACCGGCAGTGTGATCTTGGGTAAAAGCAGTACATCCGAATTTGGATTGCTGCCTTGCGGGGAAACCTTACAGCATGGCGAGACGAGAAATCCCTGGAATACCGATCATTCCACCGGCGGTTCTTCGGCAGGTGCCTGTGCACTGGTAGCGGCAGGGGTGGTGCCATTTGCCCATGCTTCTGATGGTGGTGGTTCCATCCGGGTTCCCGCATCCTGTTGCGGACTGGTAGGATTAAAACCATCGAGAGGCAGAAACATTATTTCCATGACACAGCTGGTGCCGTTGGATATCACGCAGGATGGAATTGTGAGCAGAACGGTGAGGGATACGGCTGCTTATATGGCCGGGTTGGAGCAATACCATAAAAACCCGGATTTGTTGCCGATTGGACAGGTCCGGCATGCCGGTAAAAAACGATTGCGCATAGCATTATTTACAAAATCCTCTACGGGAGTGGAAAGCCACAGTGATGTGACAGACACCGTTTTACAAACCGGAAAATTATGCGAGCAACTGGGGCATGAAGTAAGTTATATCGGCAATCCATTTGAACATAAGATTACACGAGATTTTATGATATACTGGTCGTTCCTTTCTTTTGCCGCCATGTTGAACGAATATGTAACGGTTGGTTTTTCTTTCAATCATTTCAAAACGGCGAAATTCACGAAACAATTAGGCGGATTTTTCCCATTGCTTTCTGTTCGTGCCGCCACAAGTATCCGTAATCTGAAAAATCACACCAACGATTATAATCAGTTGTTTGAAAAATATGATGTGTTGCTGAGTCCGACCTTATCCCATCCGGCACCTCCCATCGGGCATTTCGGCACAGAGGTGGATACGATTGATGTGATTATGAAACTGAACAGTTATATCAATTTCACCACCACCCAAAATATAACCGGAGCGCCCGCCATTTCATTGCCTATGGGACTGAGCAGAGACGGTTTGCCTGTTGGTGTGCAGTTTGCAGCTATGTCGGGACAGGAACGTATCTTACTGGAACTGGCATACGAAATGGAAGAGGCGAAACGGTTTACCTGTTTGGCAAATGTTCCGTACAGCAAATAA
- a CDS encoding membrane dipeptidase, translating into MKMFTIDIHCHPNLKSFNSGHPEPAANMWDSIQHKIDGKVAQSISELVTHIHMESQCNLDAMAAGNVRVFQLSLYPTERGFLHLRNIPKILVGKRRINIAQEVITGYAASSIAFQKKQYNYFEDLLAEYEYVKNQQGKSPDGKSEFVLVNNYKELEQALKMENTLIGIVTIEGAHVLGTGAPTTDQIPKDALIKQMTENIRTIKNWEYPPFVINLAHHFWNHLCGHATSFKRPINGLVNQNKGKNKGITEAGWHVIRELLSANNGKRILIDTKHMSVAARKEYYAFIGNHNYLNPKHKIPVISSHACASGFKTLDSSIRQNDIMVKARKARLYKWSINISDEEARIIHDSEGLIGLMMDKGNLGGLDLIKAIGEIPDAEKKRREFAQLFLDNAFQLVKAVGKKSGWDMIAIRTDFDGTITHIDPYESASKMPLLLHDLLDYLEKNKYQKELWYGYTPVQIIEKVFYKNAMDFYKKFFV; encoded by the coding sequence ATGAAAATGTTTACCATAGATATTCACTGTCATCCCAATTTAAAGTCTTTCAATTCCGGACACCCTGAACCTGCGGCAAATATGTGGGATTCCATACAGCATAAGATTGACGGAAAAGTTGCGCAATCCATCAGTGAACTGGTGACGCATATTCACATGGAATCGCAATGCAATCTGGACGCCATGGCTGCCGGAAATGTTCGCGTGTTTCAGTTGTCTTTATATCCGACAGAAAGAGGTTTTTTGCATCTTCGCAATATTCCTAAGATATTAGTCGGTAAAAGAAGAATCAATATCGCACAGGAAGTGATTACCGGTTATGCCGCCAGCTCTATTGCTTTTCAAAAGAAACAGTATAACTATTTTGAAGACTTGCTCGCAGAATATGAATATGTAAAAAATCAGCAGGGAAAAAGCCCGGATGGCAAAAGCGAATTTGTGCTGGTGAATAATTATAAGGAACTGGAACAGGCCCTGAAAATGGAAAATACACTTATCGGTATTGTAACCATAGAGGGCGCTCATGTACTGGGTACCGGAGCACCAACGACAGACCAGATTCCGAAAGATGCGCTGATAAAGCAAATGACGGAGAATATACGGACAATAAAGAACTGGGAATATCCGCCTTTTGTAATAAACCTGGCACATCATTTCTGGAATCATTTATGCGGACATGCCACCAGTTTTAAAAGGCCTATCAATGGACTGGTGAATCAGAATAAAGGAAAAAACAAAGGCATTACCGAGGCTGGATGGCATGTGATAAGAGAGCTGCTCAGCGCTAATAACGGCAAGCGTATTTTAATAGATACCAAACACATGAGTGTGGCTGCCCGAAAAGAATATTACGCGTTTATCGGCAACCACAATTATTTAAATCCAAAGCACAAGATTCCGGTCATCAGCAGTCATGCCTGTGCCAGCGGTTTTAAAACGCTCGATTCATCGATACGCCAGAATGATATTATGGTTAAGGCCCGTAAGGCCCGATTGTATAAGTGGAGTATCAATATTTCTGATGAAGAGGCGCGCATCATCCATGACTCGGAAGGGCTGATTGGTTTGATGATGGATAAAGGAAACCTGGGCGGCCTGGATTTGATCAAAGCCATCGGTGAGATACCGGATGCGGAAAAAAAACGCCGTGAGTTTGCGCAGTTGTTTCTGGACAACGCCTTCCAGCTGGTGAAAGCGGTGGGCAAAAAATCCGGATGGGATATGATTGCCATCCGAACAGACTTTGACGGTACCATTACCCATATTGACCCATATGAATCGGCATCGAAAATGCCTTTGCTGCTGCATGATTTACTGGATTATCTCGAAAAAAACAAATATCAGAAAGAGTTGTGGTATGGCTATACGCCGGTACAAATCATTGAAAAGGTATTTTATAAAAATGCGATGGATTTTTACAAGAAGTTTTTTGTATAA
- a CDS encoding arylsulfatase, with product MKIKSTITLLFIFILLSSFNKKQGPPPLLPNVILIVADDLGYGDVSCYGQTKFHTPNIDQLAKEGMLFTQHYAGAPVCAPSRCALLTGRHTGHASIRGNRKTNKEGDYPLPEADVTIQQMFQKEGYTTGMFGKWGLGYPGSSGDVINKGTDFFFGYYGHLAAHNYYPEYLWNNDDKFFINKNNHYSNNVYAPALIQDSVLTFIERNKNRPFFLYLPTTIPHAELAAPESYMSKYKDKFGEEQPYKGIKTIKVATRFGAYDAQKSPKAAFAAMINVLDDQVGQMIAKLKEEGIYDNTIIIFTSDNGPHKEGGAAPDYFNSNGGLRGYKRDLYEGGIRVPLIMSWPGKIKSGKSDFISANWDLMPTFADIIHTEPLKNVDGVSLYSVIFDQLDLQMQHPYLYWEFHEEGGKQAIREGKWKAIKLNVMHSAKTRIELYDLEKDVSETKDVSGQYPEILKHMIELMRKAHTFNAAFKF from the coding sequence ATGAAGATAAAATCCACCATAACGCTCCTTTTTATTTTCATATTGCTCAGCAGTTTTAATAAGAAACAGGGGCCTCCGCCTTTGTTACCCAATGTTATTCTTATTGTAGCGGATGATTTAGGTTACGGTGATGTAAGTTGCTATGGCCAGACTAAATTCCATACGCCAAACATTGACCAGCTTGCAAAAGAGGGTATGCTTTTCACCCAGCATTATGCCGGAGCGCCGGTTTGTGCACCTTCGCGTTGCGCTTTGCTGACCGGCAGACACACCGGACATGCAAGCATCAGAGGCAATAGGAAAACCAATAAGGAAGGAGATTATCCTTTGCCGGAGGCCGACGTTACCATACAGCAAATGTTCCAAAAAGAAGGCTACACTACAGGCATGTTTGGAAAATGGGGATTGGGTTATCCTGGTTCTTCCGGAGATGTAATCAACAAAGGAACGGATTTTTTTTTCGGATATTACGGGCACCTTGCAGCGCACAATTATTATCCCGAATATCTCTGGAACAACGATGACAAATTTTTCATCAACAAGAATAATCATTACAGTAATAATGTGTACGCTCCAGCCTTGATTCAGGATAGTGTACTGACGTTTATAGAGAGGAATAAGAATCGCCCTTTCTTCCTGTATTTGCCCACCACGATACCACACGCGGAATTGGCAGCACCTGAATCCTATATGTCAAAATACAAGGATAAATTTGGCGAAGAGCAACCGTATAAAGGAATTAAAACGATTAAGGTAGCAACGAGGTTTGGTGCCTACGATGCACAAAAATCACCAAAGGCGGCTTTTGCAGCAATGATAAATGTGCTGGATGATCAGGTGGGACAGATGATTGCAAAACTGAAAGAAGAAGGTATCTACGACAATACCATCATCATCTTTACCTCCGATAACGGACCCCACAAAGAAGGCGGCGCCGCTCCCGATTACTTCAACAGCAACGGCGGATTGAGAGGATACAAAAGAGATCTATACGAAGGAGGCATCCGCGTTCCGCTTATCATGAGTTGGCCAGGAAAAATAAAATCCGGCAAATCAGATTTCATCTCCGCTAACTGGGATTTGATGCCGACATTTGCTGATATCATTCATACGGAGCCGCTTAAAAATGTGGATGGTGTTTCTCTTTATTCTGTTATATTTGACCAGCTGGACTTGCAGATGCAACACCCGTATTTATATTGGGAGTTTCACGAAGAAGGCGGAAAGCAGGCGATAAGAGAGGGTAAATGGAAAGCAATAAAATTAAACGTTATGCATTCCGCCAAGACCAGAATAGAATTATATGACCTGGAAAAAGATGTTTCGGAAACGAAAGATGTCTCAGGGCAGTATCCTGAAATTCTGAAACACATGATAGAATTAATGAGAAAGGCACATACATTCAATGCGGCATTCAAGTTCTAG
- a CDS encoding aminotransferase class III-fold pyridoxal phosphate-dependent enzyme: MSSTGFSISKYHDIKPIYEKLNKLVALPLQQIQPQAMQEYLNYFQTKCTSSKKMIDEAKKYIPGGVQHNLAFNYPFPIAFAKAEGAYLYDVDGNKYIDFLQAGGPTVLGSNYELVKQKSIELINECGPSTGLFHEYELKLAEVICKHMPSVEMFRMLGSGTEAVMGALRLARLVTGKKKVIKMGGAYHGWSDQMVYSLRIPGTFIFDAKGIPFASSWHTQSVPPNNIKALEWTMRINQLRGGTAAVILEPMGPESGTYPLYKEYCSQVRALCDKYGALLIFDEVVTAFRIGLSGAQGYLNVMPDLTIFGKVVAGGYPSAGGIGGKAKYMQGLAAGLEGGKKVKVGGTLAGNPLSCCAGYHTLMEIERTNACEKAGRAGDRLTKGLNALIDKYGLPFVAFNQGAIVHLETAGTLYVKIKYLKIIQVLQEIDLRKKLMEEYGAAYMAEGIVTLAGSRLYMSLADTDEVIDEALNRFERVFKNVQK; the protein is encoded by the coding sequence ATGTCTTCTACCGGATTTTCAATAAGCAAATACCATGATATCAAACCGATTTATGAGAAACTGAATAAATTGGTTGCCCTGCCATTGCAGCAGATCCAACCACAGGCCATGCAGGAGTATCTGAATTATTTCCAAACTAAATGTACGTCCTCTAAAAAAATGATTGATGAGGCTAAGAAATATATTCCCGGTGGCGTACAACATAATCTTGCCTTTAATTATCCGTTTCCCATTGCTTTTGCCAAAGCAGAAGGAGCTTACCTGTATGATGTGGACGGAAACAAATACATCGATTTTTTACAAGCCGGCGGACCTACGGTTTTGGGCAGCAATTACGAATTGGTTAAACAGAAATCGATAGAATTGATCAATGAGTGCGGCCCCTCTACAGGATTGTTTCATGAATATGAATTAAAACTGGCAGAGGTTATCTGTAAACATATGCCATCCGTAGAGATGTTCAGGATGCTGGGCAGCGGTACGGAAGCCGTTATGGGCGCCTTGCGTCTTGCGCGTCTTGTAACCGGTAAAAAGAAGGTGATTAAGATGGGCGGCGCCTATCATGGCTGGAGCGACCAGATGGTGTATAGTCTTCGCATACCCGGCACTTTTATTTTTGATGCGAAAGGAATTCCGTTTGCCAGTTCCTGGCACACACAATCTGTCCCCCCGAATAATATTAAGGCATTGGAGTGGACAATGAGAATCAATCAGCTCAGAGGCGGAACGGCTGCGGTGATACTGGAGCCGATGGGTCCGGAAAGCGGCACATATCCTTTGTATAAGGAATATTGCAGCCAGGTGCGTGCTCTTTGCGACAAGTATGGTGCGTTGTTGATTTTTGATGAAGTTGTTACCGCCTTCCGAATAGGATTAAGCGGTGCTCAGGGATATTTGAATGTCATGCCGGATTTGACTATTTTTGGAAAGGTGGTAGCGGGTGGTTATCCTTCCGCAGGCGGTATTGGCGGCAAGGCAAAATATATGCAGGGGCTGGCGGCCGGGCTGGAAGGGGGTAAAAAAGTAAAGGTGGGCGGTACGCTTGCCGGAAATCCCTTAAGCTGCTGCGCCGGTTATCATACCTTAATGGAAATCGAACGTACCAACGCCTGTGAAAAAGCAGGAAGAGCAGGTGATCGGTTGACCAAGGGATTAAATGCCCTTATTGATAAATACGGTTTGCCGTTTGTTGCGTTCAACCAGGGTGCTATCGTACACCTGGAAACTGCCGGCACATTGTATGTGAAGATCAAATACCTGAAAATAATACAGGTGCTGCAAGAGATTGATCTCAGAAAAAAACTGATGGAAGAATATGGAGCTGCCTATATGGCGGAAGGTATTGTTACATTGGCCGGCAGCCGGCTTTATATGAGCCTGGCAGATACGGATGAGGTAATTGACGAGGCGCTGAATCGGTTTGAAAGGGTGTTTAAAAATGTACAGAAATAA
- a CDS encoding transketolase, protein MQIAELQQTASQVRRDIIRMVHQCKSGHPGGSLGCADFMTALYFEIMDVNTDFKMDGIGEDLFFLSNGHVSPLFYSVLARRGFFDVKELGTFRHINTRLQGHPTTHEGLPGIRIASGSLGQGISVAIGAALAKKLNGDDRLVYVLTGDGELQEGQIWEAAIFAAAKKVDNLIVTVDWNDAQIDGSTQQVCDLGDLPAKFKAFGWEVLEMKGNVMEDVVFTLTQAQLKAKQGKPIVILMRTEMGFGVDFMMGTHKWHGSAPNDEQKDKALAQLEETVGDY, encoded by the coding sequence ATGCAAATAGCCGAACTTCAACAAACAGCCTCACAGGTACGCAGAGATATTATCCGCATGGTACACCAATGCAAGAGCGGACATCCGGGCGGCTCGCTGGGCTGCGCCGATTTTATGACGGCCCTTTATTTTGAAATCATGGACGTAAACACCGATTTCAAGATGGACGGCATTGGTGAAGATTTATTCTTCCTGTCAAACGGTCATGTTTCACCATTATTTTATAGTGTACTCGCACGCAGAGGTTTTTTTGATGTAAAAGAACTGGGCACCTTCCGTCATATCAACACCCGCTTACAGGGCCACCCGACGACACACGAAGGACTGCCCGGCATTCGCATTGCCAGCGGTTCTTTAGGACAAGGCATTTCAGTAGCGATTGGTGCGGCATTGGCAAAAAAATTAAACGGTGATGACAGACTGGTGTATGTGCTGACCGGCGACGGCGAATTGCAGGAAGGACAAATCTGGGAAGCGGCCATTTTTGCTGCGGCTAAAAAAGTAGATAATTTAATCGTTACCGTTGACTGGAACGATGCACAGATAGATGGCTCCACACAGCAGGTGTGCGACCTCGGTGATTTGCCTGCTAAGTTTAAAGCCTTTGGCTGGGAAGTGCTGGAAATGAAAGGCAATGTGATGGAAGATGTGGTGTTTACGCTCACGCAGGCACAACTGAAAGCGAAACAAGGCAAACCGATTGTGATCTTAATGCGTACTGAAATGGGCTTTGGGGTTGACTTTATGATGGGCACGCACAAATGGCACGGCAGCGCACCGAACGACGAACAGAAAGACAAAGCACTTGCACAACTGGAAGAAACGGTGGGAGATTATTAG
- a CDS encoding FGGY-family carbohydrate kinase produces the protein MSCFLAYDVGTSSVKSILVDEAGTIIASAIEEYPLYMPRPGWAEQDPQDYWEAVCKTTRKMIADTQIALKDIKGIAFTTQAMGLIPVDNSGNVLHRNISWVDGRAEKQSRRVMNRFGGKKLIQLIIGVALMGKDVIPKMLWLKENRPDIFNNTYKFLDVNGYLRYKCTGKMMTEWSGACSYSFSVKKKDWERLFFKLTGAGTDKLPDLIRSIDEAGKLTAQAAQEMGLCEGISVYGGCDDTQSAALGTTATEEGEAHIYVGTSAWVGVATANDRGFKNSAMTMQSADPDMNLVLGITESAGANTEWLLSTFYRHEKSTLPPAALYELMENEFKQTPAGAEYLILTPWFLGERCPVSSTTTRATIFNLSHQHSRGHITRAHFEGIAYNLRWTIENFEKDFGFDIRELKIAGGGCFNKTWMQIIADITQRKIITTSQPKNAGALGAAMCAMVGSGTCKSFSDIQQLIHTTANYTPHTENKEIYNLLFGKYKSVFHQLRKTYDGVNSARFEI, from the coding sequence ATGAGCTGTTTTTTAGCATATGATGTAGGAACCAGCAGCGTAAAATCCATTCTCGTGGATGAAGCCGGAACTATCATTGCTTCTGCAATAGAAGAATATCCTTTGTATATGCCTCGTCCGGGATGGGCGGAACAGGACCCGCAGGATTACTGGGAGGCGGTCTGCAAGACTACCCGAAAGATGATAGCTGATACACAGATTGCTTTGAAGGATATCAAAGGGATTGCATTTACTACTCAGGCTATGGGTTTGATTCCGGTAGATAATTCAGGCAATGTGCTGCATCGGAATATTTCGTGGGTGGACGGAAGAGCCGAAAAACAATCCCGCCGAGTCATGAACCGGTTTGGCGGCAAGAAATTAATCCAGCTTATTATCGGTGTCGCCCTGATGGGAAAAGATGTCATTCCCAAAATGCTCTGGCTCAAAGAAAACCGTCCGGATATATTCAACAATACCTATAAATTTCTGGATGTAAACGGCTATCTGCGTTACAAATGTACAGGAAAGATGATGACGGAATGGTCAGGTGCCTGCTCTTATTCATTTAGTGTAAAAAAGAAGGATTGGGAGCGGTTATTTTTTAAACTGACAGGAGCCGGCACGGATAAATTACCGGATTTAATACGCTCCATCGATGAAGCCGGAAAACTGACGGCACAGGCAGCGCAGGAGATGGGTTTATGTGAAGGCATAAGCGTTTACGGAGGCTGTGATGATACACAAAGTGCCGCATTGGGCACCACTGCCACCGAAGAGGGGGAAGCTCATATTTACGTGGGTACTTCTGCCTGGGTGGGTGTTGCAACAGCAAATGACAGAGGGTTTAAAAATTCGGCAATGACCATGCAGAGTGCAGATCCCGATATGAATTTAGTATTGGGAATTACTGAATCTGCCGGAGCCAATACAGAGTGGCTGTTATCTACATTTTACAGACATGAAAAATCAACCCTGCCACCGGCAGCATTGTATGAGTTGATGGAGAACGAATTCAAACAAACTCCCGCAGGAGCAGAGTATCTGATTCTAACGCCTTGGTTTTTAGGTGAGCGATGCCCGGTAAGCAGTACCACAACGCGGGCTACTATTTTCAATTTATCGCATCAGCACAGCCGGGGTCACATCACACGTGCACATTTTGAAGGGATAGCTTATAACCTGCGGTGGACTATTGAAAATTTTGAAAAAGATTTTGGGTTTGATATTCGTGAGCTAAAGATTGCCGGGGGTGGCTGTTTTAATAAGACATGGATGCAGATCATCGCCGATATCACCCAGCGGAAAATTATTACCACTTCCCAGCCTAAAAATGCAGGCGCATTAGGTGCTGCCATGTGTGCCATGGTGGGCAGCGGTACCTGTAAAAGTTTTAGTGACATTCAGCAGTTGATTCATACAACAGCTAACTATACCCCCCATACTGAAAATAAAGAAATTTACAATCTGCTGTTTGGAAAATATAAATCGGTTTTCCATCAATTGAGGAAAACCTATGACGGTGTTAACAGCGCACGCTTTGAAATATAA
- a CDS encoding transketolase family protein has protein sequence MSLQNITFTDKKDTRSGFGVGIHEAGEANPNVVAMCADLVGSLKLEKFIEDFPERFVQTGIAEANMIGIAAGLTIGGKIPVATTFANFGTGRVYDQIRQSVAYSGKNVKICCSHAGLTLGEDGATHQILEDIGLMKMLPHMTVVVPCDYNQTRLATKAIIERVGPTYLRFGRPVWPIFTAAEDPTFEIGKAQFLSEGTDVTVIACGHLVWHAVVAGQELEKRGISVEVINMHTIKPLDVDAILKSVGKTKCVVTAEEHQRNGGLGDAVAQVLIQNKPYPQEYVAVNDSFGESGTPDQLLEKYGLMPKDIIAAAEKVMARK, from the coding sequence ATGAGTTTACAAAACATCACCTTCACCGATAAAAAAGATACACGCTCCGGTTTTGGTGTGGGTATTCACGAAGCAGGAGAAGCCAACCCGAATGTTGTGGCCATGTGCGCCGACCTCGTAGGTTCACTGAAACTGGAAAAATTCATCGAAGACTTTCCGGAACGCTTTGTGCAAACCGGCATCGCGGAAGCCAATATGATTGGCATCGCGGCTGGCTTAACCATCGGTGGAAAAATTCCGGTGGCCACCACCTTCGCCAATTTCGGCACCGGCCGTGTGTACGACCAGATTCGCCAGAGCGTAGCCTATTCCGGCAAAAATGTAAAAATCTGCTGTTCTCATGCAGGTCTGACTTTAGGGGAAGACGGCGCCACGCATCAGATTCTGGAAGATATAGGACTGATGAAAATGCTGCCGCACATGACCGTCGTTGTTCCCTGCGATTACAACCAAACAAGGTTGGCCACCAAGGCGATCATTGAACGGGTTGGACCAACGTATCTGCGTTTCGGCCGTCCGGTATGGCCCATCTTTACGGCTGCTGAAGACCCGACGTTTGAAATCGGAAAAGCTCAATTTTTATCAGAAGGAACGGACGTAACGGTTATAGCTTGTGGTCATTTAGTTTGGCATGCTGTGGTGGCAGGGCAGGAACTGGAAAAGCGCGGTATTTCCGTTGAGGTGATTAATATGCACACGATAAAACCACTGGATGTGGATGCGATTCTGAAATCCGTTGGAAAAACAAAATGTGTGGTAACGGCCGAAGAGCATCAGCGCAATGGCGGCTTGGGCGATGCAGTGGCGCAGGTGCTGATTCAAAACAAACCATATCCTCAGGAATATGTGGCGGTAAATGATTCGTTCGGCGAAAGCGGAACACCGGATCAGTTGCTGGAAAAATACGGTCTGATGCCGAAAGATATCATTGCTGCTGCAGAAAAGGTGATGGCAAGAAAATAA
- a CDS encoding sterol desaturase family protein translates to MENILSGINTYNAYLVIGIIIFFSMLEIISGRLQNSSKNFNDWIQEAGGFMVLSLVIKPLTVVAVFALGNSLFSSYNNSLSQVSIWILLPVYLLVDDFLQYWYHRSGHEYDFLWKLHRSHHQAEEMGFFISYRNAGLYYVLMPNLWWMGILTFLGGGVAVAVGLVLKQLVIISSHSTVLWDKPLYKIKFLNLLLSVVERIIVTPAFHHAHHGKSKLDGISDPNGNYGNMFSIWDQLFNTAVFTRKYPASYGLQNDPKEHWTESYFYPMVKSKNDNSELSKIYDKGFTKTAEPVLVELKKGEPYLWCKCGRSKTQPFCDGSHHGTKHKPVLFEAKKDGVVRLCNCKLTKSSPFCDNSHLPLTNKN, encoded by the coding sequence ATGGAGAATATTCTGTCAGGAATAAATACCTACAATGCTTATCTGGTGATAGGCATCATTATATTCTTCAGTATGCTGGAAATCATCTCCGGACGATTACAAAACTCCTCGAAGAATTTCAACGACTGGATACAGGAAGCTGGCGGTTTTATGGTGCTGTCACTGGTCATCAAACCTTTAACCGTTGTGGCGGTTTTTGCCCTTGGAAATTCCTTATTCAGCTCATACAACAACTCCCTCAGCCAGGTAAGTATCTGGATTCTGTTGCCGGTTTATTTGCTGGTGGATGACTTTCTGCAATACTGGTATCACCGGAGCGGACACGAATATGATTTTTTATGGAAACTGCATCGCTCTCATCATCAGGCAGAAGAAATGGGCTTTTTTATTTCCTACCGCAATGCCGGATTATACTATGTGCTGATGCCGAATCTCTGGTGGATGGGCATCCTGACTTTTCTGGGTGGCGGTGTCGCTGTCGCCGTTGGCCTGGTGCTGAAACAACTGGTCATCATCAGTTCGCACAGCACCGTACTATGGGACAAACCCCTGTATAAAATTAAATTCCTGAATCTGTTACTGAGTGTTGTTGAACGAATCATTGTCACACCGGCCTTTCATCATGCCCATCACGGAAAATCAAAACTGGATGGCATCAGCGATCCGAACGGGAATTACGGGAATATGTTCTCGATTTGGGATCAGTTGTTTAATACCGCTGTTTTTACAAGAAAATATCCGGCGAGTTATGGTTTACAGAATGACCCGAAAGAACACTGGACAGAAAGCTATTTCTATCCTATGGTAAAATCAAAGAACGACAACAGCGAACTTTCAAAGATTTACGATAAAGGATTTACCAAAACGGCTGAGCCGGTGCTTGTTGAATTAAAAAAAGGCGAACCCTATTTATGGTGCAAATGCGGCAGAAGCAAAACCCAGCCTTTCTGTGATGGCTCCCATCACGGCACAAAACATAAACCTGTTTTGTTTGAGGCTAAAAAGGATGGAGTGGTAAGATTGTGTAACTGCAAACTCACAAAGAGCAGCCCGTTTTGCGATAACTCGCATTTACCTCTAACGAATAAGAATTAA
- a CDS encoding class II aldolase/adducin family protein translates to MDIDIIKLQVCDAGKQLLKEGLVARTWGNVSIRVNDHQMVITPSGRKYDELTPDDMVLVDIYTLKYEGCIKPSSELKLHCQVYKTRPNINAVIHTHQMYASIVAAAQNDVVVLDEEHQKILGAKIIKAAPYALPNTKKITVETENAIGQSNAALMSNHGVVCIGTSLENAFEVARTLEKACELFIASKKQVA, encoded by the coding sequence ATGGATATTGACATAATTAAACTACAGGTATGCGATGCCGGCAAACAATTGCTGAAAGAGGGACTGGTGGCACGGACATGGGGAAATGTAAGCATTAGGGTGAATGACCATCAAATGGTCATTACGCCAAGCGGCAGGAAATATGATGAGCTGACACCCGACGATATGGTACTGGTGGATATTTATACATTAAAGTATGAGGGTTGTATAAAACCATCTTCCGAGTTGAAGTTGCATTGTCAGGTATATAAAACACGGCCAAATATAAATGCCGTCATTCATACCCACCAGATGTATGCATCCATTGTAGCGGCGGCGCAAAATGATGTTGTGGTACTGGATGAAGAGCATCAGAAGATATTGGGAGCTAAAATCATTAAAGCGGCTCCTTATGCATTGCCCAACACTAAAAAGATTACGGTGGAAACCGAAAATGCTATCGGGCAATCGAATGCTGCGCTGATGTCCAATCATGGCGTGGTGTGTATTGGCACTTCTTTGGAAAACGCCTTTGAAGTGGCACGAACACTGGAAAAAGCCTGTGAACTTTTCATTGCTTCAAAAAAACAAGTCGCATAA